A genomic window from Bacteroidota bacterium includes:
- a CDS encoding 1-acyl-sn-glycerol-3-phosphate acyltransferase codes for MFLLRILKTLFGIYALLWFVILLLLAAPFAIFALTVFHGKKRTMIAHRIARMWATSLRIFLFLPLTVRNKNFIDPKKTYVFIANHQSQLDIPVYISSCGNTFRFLAKAELIKIPIFGYVVKSLYVTVNRTERADRNKSIEIMRRSLNEGVSVFLCPEGTRNRKKDPPLLEFRDGAFRLAIATQTPLAILTVLNTDDKLSPNHAVELSPGRIHAVWDPPIETKGLKEEDIPALKEKVRAMMIGHICKWRK; via the coding sequence TTGTTTTTACTCCGCATACTGAAAACGCTTTTCGGAATTTACGCACTGCTCTGGTTCGTCATCCTGCTTCTTCTTGCTGCACCATTTGCCATTTTTGCGCTCACTGTTTTCCACGGAAAAAAAAGAACAATGATCGCTCATCGCATTGCGCGTATGTGGGCGACCTCGCTTCGCATTTTTCTTTTTTTACCATTGACGGTGCGCAATAAAAATTTTATCGATCCAAAAAAAACTTACGTTTTCATTGCCAATCACCAGTCGCAACTTGACATCCCCGTTTACATTTCATCGTGTGGAAATACTTTTCGTTTTCTTGCGAAAGCAGAACTCATTAAAATTCCAATTTTCGGTTACGTGGTGAAATCACTTTATGTAACCGTGAATCGCACCGAGCGCGCCGACCGGAACAAGAGCATCGAGATCATGCGCCGTTCACTCAATGAAGGTGTTTCTGTTTTTCTTTGTCCGGAAGGAACGCGCAACCGGAAAAAAGATCCTCCTCTTCTTGAATTCCGCGATGGAGCATTCCGCCTTGCTATTGCCACACAAACTCCGCTCGCTATACTTACCGTCCTCAATACCGATGACAAATTATCTCCCAATCACGCCGTGGAACTTTCGCCGGGAAGAATTCATGCCGTGTGGGATCCGCCAATTGAAACAAAGGGCTTGAAGGAAGAGGATATTCCTGCCCTGAAAGAAAAAGTGAGAGCCATGATGATCGGGCATATCTGCAAGTGGAGAAAATAA
- a CDS encoding exopolyphosphatase: MKFGAIDIGSNAVRLLLGNVYESSGGAIFKKADLVRIPLRLGEDAFLQKKISKEKLEKLIIAMKVFRQLLNFYEIDEYKACATSAMRDASNGVDVVAQVLHESGIAIEIIDGKTEAQIIYSNHVAEKLDQNNSYLYIDVGGGSTELTLFSGNKVIASRSFNVGTIRFLNDLVAKETWAEFKEWVKEKTKDHHPLMAIGSGGNINKIFKMSRKKQNRPLTYNKLKELHEFISSFSLKERIEVLGLNDDRADVIVPAGKIFLSVMKNAQINKLYVPQIGMVDGLIHLLYENHIGKNRQGLVFSE, from the coding sequence TTGAAGTTCGGAGCAATCGACATAGGATCAAACGCGGTACGCCTTCTTCTCGGAAACGTGTATGAATCTTCCGGCGGCGCTATTTTCAAAAAAGCCGATCTCGTTCGCATTCCGCTGCGTTTAGGCGAAGATGCCTTCCTCCAGAAAAAAATCTCCAAAGAGAAACTCGAAAAACTCATCATTGCGATGAAAGTTTTCCGGCAGCTCCTGAATTTTTACGAGATAGACGAATACAAAGCCTGCGCAACTTCTGCCATGCGCGATGCATCGAATGGCGTGGATGTGGTGGCACAGGTGCTGCACGAATCAGGAATCGCCATCGAGATCATTGACGGAAAAACCGAAGCGCAAATCATTTATTCCAATCATGTTGCAGAAAAACTCGATCAGAATAATTCCTATCTCTACATCGATGTGGGCGGTGGAAGTACAGAGCTCACACTTTTTTCCGGCAATAAAGTGATCGCATCGCGCTCGTTCAACGTGGGCACTATTCGTTTCCTCAACGATCTTGTTGCGAAAGAAACGTGGGCCGAATTCAAAGAATGGGTGAAGGAAAAAACAAAAGATCATCATCCGCTCATGGCCATCGGTTCGGGCGGAAACATCAACAAAATTTTCAAGATGTCGCGCAAAAAACAGAATCGCCCGCTCACTTACAATAAACTGAAAGAACTGCACGAATTCATTTCTTCCTTCTCTCTCAAAGAACGCATCGAAGTGCTCGGGCTCAATGATGATCGTGCCGATGTGATCGTGCCTGCGGGAAAAATTTTTCTCTCCGTGATGAAGAATGCGCAGATCAATAAACTCTATGTTCCGCAAATCGGAATGGTGGACGGCCTCATTCACCTGCTCTACGAAAATCACATTGGTAAAAACAGGCAGGGATTGGTTTTCAGTGAATGA